The nucleotide window GATCGTTCTCCCCTATGCCTTCATCATGTAACCACTCGCTCCATTACAGAATGGACACCTCATTCTCTTTCTCAGTAGCAGTCAATggttttctgtccttgttttaCTCACAGCGTCTCCATGATGTCGTGCTTCCGCTGTGCGTGCGTCTCCAACAGCAGCAGTCCAGCTGCAGTAACTCTTGTGATACTGCAGGGGGCATCAGTGGACAGTACAGCAGTGCCATCACCAGACGAGAGCTATACAGGTTTACCATCATTCACATCAAAGATAGATTTACAAgtgctgtgttttggtttgaAGATTCAACATAAAGCATTATTTAGCTTCATTTTGCATATGAAAGATGCTATATAAAgttaattattgttattattatgaatGTATTAGCTCATTAATGACAATGATGTTAAAGTGCTGACAGTCAGGTGTAATTTTTAGTGTTAGTGGTCCTTTTCATATACTGTCAGCTGATGTAAGAGACCAATATTTTTGGATAAATTAAAGTCTCTATATGTGGGATTTTCATGccaaagaaacacaaatattttgATTGAGTTCATGTGGCCAGTCAACATCATGCCACTCATTGGTTCTAAAAAACATTCCATGACCAAATGTTATTTAGGGTTCAAGgttcaattattattattattattattactactactactactactactattactattattgtaatttttattattattattgtttgttaGGTGTTAAGTGCAATCCCAGAAGGGGCAGAAccttgctgtgtttgtgccagatcattattattattattattattattattattattgttattgttattgttaaatggTAAATGAACTGCATTTTTATAGCACCCTTCTAGTCTTACtaaccactcaaagcactttacaacacaAATCAGCGTTTTATACTGGTGGCAGAGGCTACCAGTGCTCTGCCTTCTGAGCCATACGATTATTATTCATTGTCTTATGCCATGGCTCAAATTGCTGGAATGAGCTACAAACATGAATCTCTGCCCAGTAACTATAAATGATGTTACTGGTAATGACATACATGCAGAATTTTGTTCAAAGGAGGGAAAACTGGCAGAACTTGGAGTGTGCAGTtattgaaatgctgcaggctTTGATGATGAATTCAATTAGCCAAAGTGAATTTGCTCACCAAAACCGAGAATCACTGCTTATGGCTATATTTATGGAGGTTCAAACCCGGGCAGAACCCATTTGTGTCAGTgccagtttattattattattattgttattgttgttgtcattttgtcttAGGCTGTGGCTGCAATTGCCATGAGCTGGAATGAGGTAGGATCACGAAACTCAGCGTAGTAACTGGAAATTATTTGCTTTCCACAAAATATGAGTAATACGGCCACAAGATGTTGTAATATGGCCATAAGATGttgaaaatgaccaaaaccacaAACCAAACACCAAAGGACGACAGACTGATTAAATTAACAACAAAGGCAGCCATCCTAGACCGGGCCGCAAAGCGCCGTCAGACTGGGTTCCTCCCTCTACCCTAAACCAACATTAAACAACTAAATCTAAcagaaataaagacatgaaactGGGACTACTGGACCCATCAGAAACTAAAGAAAAGGTAAAGAAACCACACACAGCCTGTCAAAGACCAACCGCTGAAGTCAAGGCCAGATGGTAAAAGGTATCTGCCCCTTCAATCACACCAGACCAAATACAGCTGAGCTATGAACACAGGGCATCATGAGTCAACATCATGTGCACATCAGAACCAGCAGGGGCAGCACATAGCGCTGGGTACATATCTACAGGCAGTGTTTGGGAAAAGGCCCACCACAAATACCAAATACCTCAAAACCCAGTGGACAGAATTTTACCATTTATTTAACTGTGCATATTCTGGGGGCAAGTATTAACCAAAATCTGAAGTGCTGTGTTTACAGGCCAAGTGGGCCTTTGCTCAAAACTCAAGATGCCTGTGAGTTTTCTTTATTAGACTCACAGGAGAAATCCAATGCTATCACTTTTATTCAAACCAATGAGGGGGGGGGGCAAATAGCGGAACTTTGAGTGCGCAGTTATTGAAATTCTACAGGCTTTGTGTTGATGAAACATGTGTGAGAATGGTCTCACTACTTGTTTAAAAAGAATTCAACTCTGAAGTGACTCAGCCTGAAAGCTGCTCATTGATGTTACAGCTGTTGCATCGGCTCTGATTGTTATGAGCAGGAAGATGAGCGACAAACATTAAACACTGCCCCATTATCTAGAAAGTATGTGCAAGTGCTTTCCAAGAAATAGAGTCCAACTGGCCAGATGGTGGCACTGAAATCAGGGTCTTCACACTATAAATCCAATTGACTTGAAACTGGACACACAAGTCAAGCCCAGTGCGCTCTACAAAATCCTTCTTGGACCATAAAAGTCTGCCTTGAtgtattttcttccattttggatttttgaatAGAACCTGAGCCCAGAATCACAGTTGCACCCATGTTTGTTATTTCAGATAGACTAACTGCTGACATTTGGGCACAATTCATCCTTTTATTTCACATGATTTAATTTTACTTCATTGCCGTCTACCAAGTGTGTCATTAGATAATGTTCAGTTTGACTTATATGTTGTAGCAAAGATGAGAAAACTGAAGACTGTTGCTGTGGCAGTCTGGTGTGGATCTGTTGTCTCATGTCAATGCTTTTAGGTTATTGCTGGCTCTGGTCCTTGTCCCATCACCTTGCTGGGCTCCACCTCTGACCTGTGCTGTATCCATCCTCAGTAATGGACGCACCGACCGCAACCTCAAGGTGACTGTTCCGAGGGGAGTAAGTGTTGGAGGGAGATACTGCTGCATAGACTAAAAGTCAGTTCAGACAAATGAACAGCAGtttatgaaactgaaacaggAACCTTAATCATAAAGGCTACTGTTGGCCCCCCATAGCAGTAAAGGGTGAGCCAGCTTCAGCTTTTTTGAGTTGACATCCCTACTGAGCCATCACAATGGTTTCATTGACATAAATGATAAGTCAGGTTTTCTCACACAGTGCTGTTGTCCATGTGAGCATGGCTTAAATGAAAGGGGTGTTGGTTGAGGCAACGAAAACGGCACAGTACATGCATCttttaatgtttacattttgattCCATTCATTTCATAGTTTTTTCTGACTCTCTCTGCTTGccccctctttcctctttcaggTGTCTACATTCTGTACTGAGGCTCTGACCATCTGTAACTCCCTCCTACACCCGCGCACTCAATCAGTTGCCCTCCCCTTGCCGCCACTCACCCTGAAACCCACCCCCACCGCCCCAGTCCTGCCCTCCTCCCAGGTACATGCCCCTGGACTTACTTTGCCAAGCCTTCTAGGTGGCCCTGCTGCTGGTCCTCCTTTCCCCACTCGCCACTCTCTCGGTCTGGGCCCTGCTTCCCTGCTGGGTTCCCTAGAGAACCACCTCTCCCTCGTCCCAGGACTGCCAGGCCAGGCCCCCACCCCAGCAGACATGATCCTGTCCCCGCACACACATCACCAGCAGGATCCTCCTGGCCTGGGCCCTCCAGAAGGGCAGAGACCCGTGTTTGTCCGCTatgacagagaagaagcagaggatgTGGAGATCTCTCTGGCTAGTGACTCAGACGACAGCGTGGTCATCGTTCCTCCTGGGATGCTCAACATAGATAACCAGCAAGATGAGACGGCAGCAGCAAACTCTCAGAACATGGCCTCTGCTGCACCAGGGAGCACTACAGTCACACTACCAGGAGGAGAATCTGTCACTATGGTCCCCACCACAGCAACAACTACCACAATAGATGGTGTCTCTCTTCCCAATGAcctcaccacctcctcccccctagtcaccacctccaccacccctgTCAACTCATTCCCTCCTACTGGCGCCTCGGTAGTCTCCCTGGTTCCACCTTTGAACTCCAGCACACTCACTGCTCCACCTGGTGGTTTGGGGGACTCATTGGCTGGCAGACCCCAGCTCCAGCAGATGCTGATGCAGCCCTCCACCCAGGGCCAGCCCGGCCCCATCAATCTACCACTCCAGATACACCAGCTGCAGAATCAGCTGAGCCAGCAGGGACGGCACCTCCATCAGCACCAACCACCGCCTGCCAGCAACGAAGACTCTGGTGTCATCAACATTAACAGCActgacgaagaggaggaggaagaggatgacatggaagatgatgaagagctggaggaggaggaggaagggatggatgaggacgatgaggaggaggaagtgagtgATTTTGCTGAGGAAGAGTTTTATGATGGGGAGGAGTATGAGGATTATGATGAAGAAGAGggggaagagctggaggaagaggaggaggaggaagaagatggagaTATACCTCCACTGGAAGGAGCAGAGGACAAGGCTGAAGAAGTAGGAATagaggagggaaagatggtCCGGGCAGCAGTGGATGAAGGAGGGATGGCTGGATTCAGTGTGGAGGGAGAAGCAGAAGGAGGTATTGAGGAGATCCAGACCAATAGAGCGCTGTTTGGAGAGGACAGGATGAAGGTACAAGAGGTAGAGAGCATCGGAGTCCTGGAGGAGGCAcgggagcaggagggagaggaggacgaaAGTGAAAGGATGGATGACCCCACCATGCCACAGATTTTGTGTGTCACTGGCGGAgcactggaggagagagaggaggctgaggagaatGGAGtgggaacaggaggaggagagggaggaggagggctgcagGAGAAGGCAACCTGTTGGGTGCCAGGAGCCAATGAGACTGAGCCAAAGGACATCTCAGAAGAAAGCACAACCAAGAACCAGCAGGTAGTTACATGTGAAAGTATTCTGGAAGGataaaagaaatgacaaagacaAGCACTAAAATGATTTGAAGTGTGAAGTTAAAGGAGTTGAAATGGCAGCTGATGTATGACCATGGAAATGAGCTTGTGAACTGAAAGAAGTTGAAGTTTCAGTTTAAATGTTAACACTGACAAGACTTTAAGTGCAAGTTCAGGTGTATTCAAATGTGAAACCAGTTCTGTAGTGTAGCAGTTCTGTTTCTTGTGCATTGTGTCAGACTAAATTACATCAACAATTTTACAGAATgtaaacaatgacaacaacagggtgagagaaagaaacaaactgaTATTTGGCCCCATTTTTGATACAATGTgactaagaaaaaaaagtaatgcGTTGTTTTATCAGAAGAGAAGGGGAAGCTAGAAAATATCTGGGAAGAATAATACAAACTTGAAGAGAAACATTAAGGCTCATCTCAAAAAAATTGAGGTAGGTAATTAAAACGTGTTTTTTAAAGGCTATATTGAGACAACTAGTAAGGTGGTGGTGTTCTGTTATGTAGGCTGTGGACGTTGAGCCctaaaaagactaaaatgtcaacagttctCATTGACTGGAACTATGCTGAAACAGTTACGTTTTTCTTTGACTAGAATGAGACCAAAACAGCCAGACTTTCAGACAactgaaacttgactaaaacatttaaaaacaaggaCTTTACACTGATTACAATTAGCTGACAAAATGAATACTAGTGGCTATGCTTAAAGGAATTCAGGGAGGAGGACTGTTAGATGATTTAAAACAGGTTGTAAACAATTTTTtcaaaaaaatgagaaaatcatcTTCTGTGAGGGGGCGGCACAGTGGAACAGTAGGTAGTgtgcaagaaggtcgccggttcaatccccgggttgggcagagcctttctgtgtgaagttttccCGTGcttgtgtgggttctctccgggcactccggcttcctcccacagaccaaaaacacgctccttaggttaattggtgacacgaagattgtccttaggtgtgagtgtgagcgtgaatgtttgtttgtttgtcggTATATATTGctctgcgattggctggcgactggttcagggtgtaccctgcctcttgcccgttgacagctgggataggctccagccccccacaaccccagaaagggatagttgggtatagacaatggatggatggatcatgtGTGAGGGGAGAAATGCATTCaacactgtcatttttttccccaaaaaacaGGCCTaacaaaaatgtttattgaCAAGAAAACTTCTAAAGGTGTAGACTGATTTCTTGTTTGTAGATTTCTCTCTGAAGTCATTCTCTGACAACAAGAGAAGAAACATCGAGAgtaattaatgaatgaatcaaatagATCAGAATGTCTCTGAAGGTCAGGTCTTTATAAAACAGGGGCTGAAAATTTCTACATCCTCCTCCactatgtttttctttcaccaaTAATATATACATGAAGCTGATATTCTTACAGTGTTATTAAAAGGAAACTAAGCTGTCCACTTAAAAGTGACTCTCTTCAACTCAACAGGAGTCTGCAGCTAAACCtgcacaggaagccagtgtgaGCGATAACCAGCCTTCCAGTCATCAGGAGGAACCACTAGCAGCTGTTCAAGAAGGAGACgtagcagcggcagcagcagatCCTGAAACATCAACAGACCTGACAACAAAAGAgcaagaggagacagacagtgaaaaaagagacaaaacagaagtagagctgcaggagacagaaggaggaggagcctgtgatgacagtgatggagaggaggggaagggagtgaagaggaagagagaagaagaacacagggaggaagaggcgggGCAAAGCACTGAgaagaaaaaggtaaaaattCATGGTGATTTGTGGATTTGTGTTTCTGGGGTCAGATATAAATATGATTAATCATGCAAGACGTGATCTGGAATGATGCATTTTGCAGACTGTCAAATCTATGTTGGTTGACTATTGACGTACTGTGCAAagcatttgaaaatgtcagcgAACTTACATGGGTGCCattcagacacattcacacatttcatgtttttgtgcactTGGAGACTGGGGCCATAATGGTCCACTAGGCATGGTGAGCAGACCATAATTCTCAGAAAACTACAGGAATTTCACCCTGATGACAATACCATTATGATTACATTGTGAAACAAAGATGAAATAATTTGGATGTATCAACGTAATTTTCCCATGTTTCactctctgcaagaacaaaagcctgctatgaTGTGATTATGGTGGTGAGTGTACAGAACTCCCTCAGGCGCTTGGCGAGAGGTTTCAGGATATTAAGGTAAACAGCAGGTTCTGAACATGTTTTTTATGCCAGCTGATGTGCCTCACAACCTttaacatgaaatcattgagctgcaagaCAACGACAAGCTCAAAGGTAGATACCTCCCTGTATGTCCTTTTCTCATTCTGTAAAAACATGCACTGaagtttgcatttctgtttgggTCAGTGTgagcagttcttttcaaaactgactcttgcaaagactcagttGTATTGGAAAGGTGAATCAGAATACACAGGATGAGGTGTTAACTGTCCTGTTGTGCCAATAGGTGAGCACTTACACAGGAGCTATTAGGAATGGTGGCCAGATGGGGCTCTCCCAACAAAAGAGCAAACCAGAGACACCTAAGGTGGCCCGCTGTAGGCTGATCAGGCCTCAGCGTGTCCCACAAGCATCACCCTGAAGCTCAACCTGT belongs to Chaetodon trifascialis isolate fChaTrf1 chromosome 23, fChaTrf1.hap1, whole genome shotgun sequence and includes:
- the pelp1 gene encoding proline-, glutamic acid- and leucine-rich protein 1; its protein translation is MATSAWMRGPSAMRLTEGLVSVLKEQRPEFLPALLTNYREHGVFPTQGASAVGALVGFSNAKLGSSKTRFEGLCLLSMLVKDSSSDLFQQHCLSWLRSLQQVIQSQAPVQTIQLAVNILKDVLQYSSQLPELAREVGLNSILGILTSLLGLKTECELAAMEGMTACMTYYPRACGSLKDKLGAYFLSKMDSTNKKTQEMACQCYGCLPCLGGLLDRGVGAGRAEGWTNQIHCLLASANGQLAQIYQGSETDGTVQYEGPGVELAFPLLNQSDPLLLLQLQHRYTAVCLALKHTLRVDPASAVRLPVRPILNLVCRALAVSPKSINLTGDGSVRLLVLPIIHTNTMEVLSALITAVHGGMVQYAAVLQRLFSQTLSAWMPLPETSLGQQRAYSSVRVSVFRTLELWVQVAGASASILQGSPGHSELLFSHLLGDITPGAESVKLRAGLSADVVPGGKPGPRRTKTLVIADAVGPSLQRKGDLLANQDTCLSGLRALRQIILTSGTLLKDDIHKRLHDVVLPLCVRLQQQQSSCSNSCDTAGGISGQYSSAITRRELYRLLLALVLVPSPCWAPPLTCAVSILSNGRTDRNLKVSTFCTEALTICNSLLHPRTQSVALPLPPLTLKPTPTAPVLPSSQVHAPGLTLPSLLGGPAAGPPFPTRHSLGLGPASLLGSLENHLSLVPGLPGQAPTPADMILSPHTHHQQDPPGLGPPEGQRPVFVRYDREEAEDVEISLASDSDDSVVIVPPGMLNIDNQQDETAAANSQNMASAAPGSTTVTLPGGESVTMVPTTATTTTIDGVSLPNDLTTSSPLVTTSTTPVNSFPPTGASVVSLVPPLNSSTLTAPPGGLGDSLAGRPQLQQMLMQPSTQGQPGPINLPLQIHQLQNQLSQQGRHLHQHQPPPASNEDSGVININSTDEEEEEEDDMEDDEELEEEEEGMDEDDEEEEVSDFAEEEFYDGEEYEDYDEEEGEELEEEEEEEEDGDIPPLEGAEDKAEEVGIEEGKMVRAAVDEGGMAGFSVEGEAEGGIEEIQTNRALFGEDRMKVQEVESIGVLEEAREQEGEEDESERMDDPTMPQILCVTGGALEEREEAEENGVGTGGGEGGGGLQEKATCWVPGANETEPKDISEESTTKNQQESAAKPAQEASVSDNQPSSHQEEPLAAVQEGDVAAAAADPETSTDLTTKEQEETDSEKRDKTEVELQETEGGGACDDSDGEEGKGVKRKREEEHREEEAGQSTEKKKLDDDAMASMLADFIACPPDDEDGASGSNQS